A stretch of the Nitrospirota bacterium genome encodes the following:
- a CDS encoding carboxymuconolactone decarboxylase family protein: MKNEGLNAREEKIVTIAAFTANGDLQKLKTALNEGLDAGLTMNEIKEVLVQLYAYCGFPRSLNAINTFMGVLEERRQKGIKDEPGKEPSPIPSNMNKDEYGAKVRARLAGQEVIPPPSGYQLFMPVIDTFLKEHLFADIFVRDNLDYQSRELATISALASMIGTAGQLQFHLGAAMNTGLTEAQMKDFISVLKSKVGKQEADNANEILARVLSTRQAQHGVMPRAGIKAATKEEDNMKKISVSRSGSQPSSEGAAEYFTGSVRIDYLFDANDPLRASGGRVTFQPGARTAWHTHPFGQILIVTAGAGWVRQWGGPIEEIREGDVVRIPPGVKHWHGATATSALTHIAIQEPLNDKAAEWMEHVSDEQYDR; the protein is encoded by the coding sequence ATGAAAAACGAAGGTTTGAACGCAAGGGAGGAAAAGATCGTCACCATCGCGGCCTTCACCGCCAATGGTGATCTCCAGAAACTGAAAACGGCTCTGAACGAAGGGCTGGACGCGGGTTTGACCATGAATGAAATTAAGGAAGTCCTCGTGCAGTTGTACGCCTATTGTGGGTTCCCGCGCAGCTTGAACGCCATCAATACTTTTATGGGAGTATTGGAAGAACGCAGGCAGAAAGGCATCAAGGATGAGCCTGGCAAAGAACCAAGCCCGATACCTTCTAACATGAACAAGGATGAATACGGCGCAAAGGTCCGCGCAAGGCTTGCTGGGCAGGAAGTAATTCCGCCTCCCAGCGGGTATCAACTGTTCATGCCGGTCATTGACACGTTCCTGAAAGAACATCTTTTTGCGGACATTTTCGTCCGCGACAACCTGGATTACCAGAGCAGGGAACTTGCGACAATTTCGGCCCTTGCCAGCATGATAGGTACGGCAGGCCAGCTTCAGTTCCATCTTGGCGCCGCGATGAATACTGGACTGACCGAAGCGCAGATGAAGGACTTCATTTCAGTACTTAAATCCAAGGTTGGCAAGCAGGAAGCCGATAATGCCAATGAGATATTAGCTAGGGTCCTGAGCACCAGACAGGCTCAGCATGGCGTCATGCCTCGTGCAGGCATTAAGGCAGCAACAAAGGAGGAAGATAACATGAAGAAGATCAGCGTCTCGCGAAGCGGCTCGCAGCCTTCCAGCGAGGGAGCGGCCGAATACTTTACCGGTTCCGTGCGCATCGATTACTTGTTCGATGCAAACGATCCACTGCGCGCATCCGGCGGACGCGTGACCTTCCAGCCCGGCGCCAGGACTGCATGGCATACCCATCCATTCGGGCAAATACTGATCGTGACGGCCGGTGCCGGCTGGGTTCGGCAATGGGGCGGGCCAATCGAGGAGATCAGGGAAGGCGATGTTGTCCGGATTCCGCCGGGCGTAAAACATTGGCACGGGGCAACGGCAACTTCTGCACTGACGCATATCGCAATTCAGGAACCGCTCAACGATAAGGCCGCCGAATGGATGGAGCATGTCAGCGACGAGCAATATGATCGGTAG
- a CDS encoding zinc-dependent alcohol dehydrogenase family protein — MKGAVLYGARDLRFEERNAPKIIKPTDAIIRIAATSVCGSDLWPYRGISPVTEPTPMGHEYCGIVEEVGSAIKSVKPGQFVIGSFFVSDNTCPHCQIGYQSSCQHRELVGGAQAPVLRVPLAEGTLVATPDVPSDDMVPSLLTLSDVMGTGWFAADAADVKPGKTVVVVGDGAVGLLSVLSARQMGAKRIMAMSRHESRQKLAREFGATDIVVERGNEGAERIKEMTGGIGADSVLECVGTQESMMQAIRSTRPGGYIGYVGVPHGVELNGQELFFAHVRLHGGPAPVRRYLPELIDLVWNGKINPGKVFDLTLPLDQVAEGYRAMDERRAIKTLLRP; from the coding sequence ATGAAAGGAGCTGTTCTCTATGGCGCGCGCGACTTACGTTTCGAGGAGCGCAATGCGCCGAAGATAATCAAGCCAACAGATGCAATTATCAGAATCGCGGCCACCTCCGTCTGCGGGTCTGACCTGTGGCCTTACCGTGGCATCAGCCCGGTCACCGAGCCGACCCCGATGGGGCATGAGTACTGCGGAATCGTGGAGGAAGTAGGAAGTGCGATCAAGTCGGTGAAACCTGGTCAGTTCGTCATCGGTTCCTTTTTCGTTTCCGACAACACCTGCCCCCACTGCCAGATCGGCTATCAGTCGTCCTGCCAGCACCGGGAACTCGTCGGCGGCGCCCAGGCACCCGTGCTGCGCGTCCCTCTCGCGGAAGGCACGCTCGTGGCTACCCCGGATGTCCCCTCGGATGATATGGTCCCGAGCTTGTTGACGCTCTCGGATGTCATGGGCACCGGCTGGTTTGCCGCCGACGCGGCCGACGTTAAACCGGGCAAGACAGTAGTGGTCGTCGGTGACGGTGCCGTGGGCCTCCTCAGTGTGTTATCCGCCAGGCAGATGGGTGCCAAGCGCATCATGGCCATGAGCCGACACGAGTCTCGGCAGAAGCTCGCCCGTGAATTCGGCGCGACCGACATCGTAGTTGAGCGCGGCAATGAGGGCGCGGAACGCATCAAGGAGATGACCGGCGGAATCGGTGCTGACTCGGTGCTGGAGTGCGTAGGGACCCAGGAGTCGATGATGCAGGCTATCCGTTCTACCCGTCCGGGCGGGTACATAGGTTACGTGGGCGTACCGCACGGGGTAGAGCTGAACGGCCAGGAGCTGTTCTTCGCCCACGTCCGTCTCCACGGCGGCCCGGCCCCGGTGCGCCGCTATCTGCCCGAACTGATCGATCTGGTCTGGAACGGGAAGATAAACCCCGGCAAGGTCTTCGACCTGACCCTGCCCCTCGACCAGGTGGCGGAGGGCTATCGTGCGATGGACGAGCGGCGCGCAATCAAAACGCTGCTGCGCCCATAA
- a CDS encoding AraC family transcriptional regulator, with translation MEKTHVKEVNATDSMASAREALRKSIARLATKDDRTETNVPGLTFYRKSKTTEPYSGMYHPCICVAVQGAKRAVLESNEYVYDAQNYLITPINLPTVVQILEASPEKPYLGLVLDLDLRTLGELMLDIALPQPQIQQQRHAMATGRLTPELLDAFKRLVDLLDKPGDIPILAPMIKREIFYRMLTGEQGTRLRQMATAGSQGNRIAQAIDWLKDHYTQPLRIDDLAAQVNMSTSTFHHHFKTLTTMSPLQYQKWLRLNEARRLMLTENRDAGAAAFQVGYDSPSQFSREYSRLFGTPPLRDITNLRQMAAMESA, from the coding sequence ATGGAGAAGACGCATGTAAAAGAGGTAAACGCGACAGACAGCATGGCAAGTGCACGTGAAGCCCTTCGTAAGAGCATTGCCCGATTAGCCACCAAGGACGACCGGACCGAAACCAATGTCCCGGGCCTGACTTTCTATAGGAAGAGTAAAACGACAGAGCCATATAGCGGGATGTACCATCCCTGCATATGCGTAGCGGTACAGGGGGCTAAGCGCGCGGTGCTCGAGAGTAATGAATATGTATATGATGCTCAGAACTACTTGATAACTCCGATTAATCTGCCTACAGTCGTCCAGATATTAGAGGCGAGCCCGGAAAAACCTTACCTTGGGCTTGTATTAGACCTGGATCTGCGCACACTGGGAGAGTTGATGCTTGACATCGCCCTTCCTCAGCCCCAGATACAGCAGCAGAGACATGCTATGGCCACGGGCAGGCTCACGCCTGAGCTGCTCGATGCCTTTAAGCGGCTTGTTGACCTCCTTGACAAGCCCGGGGACATCCCCATACTTGCACCCATGATAAAAAGGGAAATATTTTACCGTATGCTTACGGGAGAACAGGGCACCCGCCTTCGCCAGATGGCCACGGCTGGCAGCCAGGGCAACAGGATAGCACAGGCGATCGATTGGTTGAAGGACCATTACACCCAGCCCCTTCGTATCGATGACCTCGCAGCGCAGGTAAATATGAGCACTTCTACATTCCACCACCATTTCAAGACGTTGACGACCATGAGCCCACTGCAGTACCAGAAATGGTTGCGTTTAAACGAAGCGCGGCGGTTAATGCTCACCGAAAATCGGGATGCAGGAGCCGCGGCATTTCAGGTCGGCTATGATAGCCCTTCCCAATTCAGCCGAGAGTACAGCCGTCTGTTCGGCACCCCGCCGCTGCGCGACATCACGAATTTGCGTCAAATGGCTGCTATGGAAAGTGCCTAA
- a CDS encoding vitamin B12-dependent ribonucleotide reductase, which translates to METTGGKLALSPNARKVLVARYLKKDQEGKVVEQPEELFRRVAGCIAASDKLYGKGEDEVRELEEVFYGMMASMEFLPNSPTLMNAGRKLGQLSACFVLPVEDSMESIFDAVKNAAIIHKSGGGTGFSFSRLRPAGDVVGSTKGISSGPVSFMTVFDTATEAVKQGGTRRGANMGMLRVDHPDIIRFVTCKDDNAKLNNFNISVALTDAFMRAVAEGRTYQLRSPRTGAVTDTLEAREVFGLIVEHAWKNGEPGIVFMDGVNRCNPTPVQGAIESTNPCGEQPLLPYESCNLGSLNLAVMLKKTEAGGSEVDWTRLREATHRAVHFLDNVIDANRYPLAKIEEMTRANRKIGLGVMGWADMLIRLGIPYNSSEAVRTAEEVMGFIQEEGRRASAALAGERGVFANFPGSVYDGRVRVRNATVTTIAPTGTLSIIAGCSSGVEPLFAVSYVRNVMEGTKLIEVNPLFEEVAKDRGFWSRELMERIAEQGSINDFEEIPEDVKRVFVTAHDVSPWEHVGMQAAFQKHVDNAVSKTVNFPSEASVQDVESVFLEAYESGCKGVTVYRDGSRDSQVLTKGKRAEKAAGMGPEAAEGGADKHLTDQGHGEDSVAGKKESASGRMKIVPRKRPRVIKGTTRQMKTGCGTIYITINEDKDGNIFELFTSMGKAGGCAASQAEAIGRLISLALRSNIDPDELIKQLKGVRCHQPMWEPGGQILSCSDAIAKAIEQFRMADAEGNGGNGRDDVEIAFIGACPECGGAVEHEGGCAVCRDCGFTRCG; encoded by the coding sequence ATGGAGACAACCGGAGGCAAGCTTGCGCTTTCACCCAATGCCCGGAAGGTGCTCGTGGCACGTTATCTGAAGAAGGACCAGGAGGGGAAGGTGGTCGAGCAGCCCGAGGAGCTTTTCCGCAGGGTGGCCGGGTGCATAGCCGCCTCGGACAAGCTGTACGGCAAGGGCGAGGACGAGGTCCGCGAGCTCGAAGAGGTCTTCTACGGGATGATGGCCTCCATGGAGTTTCTACCCAACAGCCCCACCCTGATGAATGCCGGGCGCAAGCTGGGGCAGCTCAGCGCGTGTTTCGTCCTGCCCGTGGAGGACTCCATGGAGAGCATCTTCGATGCGGTGAAGAACGCCGCCATCATCCACAAGTCCGGCGGGGGCACGGGCTTCAGCTTCTCCCGTCTCCGGCCCGCCGGCGACGTGGTGGGCTCCACCAAGGGCATCTCCTCCGGGCCGGTGTCCTTCATGACGGTGTTCGACACCGCCACGGAGGCGGTCAAGCAGGGGGGCACCCGCAGGGGGGCCAACATGGGGATGCTCCGGGTGGACCATCCCGACATCATCAGGTTCGTCACCTGCAAGGACGACAACGCCAAGCTCAATAACTTCAACATCTCCGTGGCCCTTACCGACGCGTTCATGCGGGCGGTCGCCGAGGGCCGCACGTACCAGCTCCGAAGCCCCCGCACCGGGGCGGTCACCGACACCCTGGAGGCCCGGGAGGTCTTCGGGCTCATCGTGGAGCACGCCTGGAAGAACGGGGAGCCGGGCATCGTCTTCATGGACGGGGTCAACAGGTGCAACCCCACCCCCGTGCAGGGGGCCATCGAGTCCACCAACCCCTGCGGGGAGCAGCCCCTCCTGCCCTACGAGTCCTGCAACCTGGGCTCCCTGAACCTGGCCGTCATGCTCAAGAAGACGGAGGCCGGGGGCTCGGAGGTGGACTGGACCAGGCTCCGGGAGGCCACCCACCGGGCGGTGCACTTTCTGGACAACGTCATCGACGCCAACCGGTATCCCCTGGCCAAGATAGAGGAGATGACCCGGGCCAACCGGAAGATAGGCCTGGGAGTGATGGGCTGGGCGGACATGCTCATCAGGCTGGGCATCCCCTACAACTCCTCCGAGGCGGTCCGGACGGCCGAGGAGGTCATGGGCTTTATCCAGGAGGAGGGCCGCCGGGCCTCCGCCGCCCTGGCCGGGGAGCGGGGCGTGTTTGCCAACTTCCCCGGGAGCGTCTACGACGGGCGCGTCCGGGTCAGAAACGCCACCGTCACCACCATCGCCCCCACGGGCACCCTGTCCATCATCGCCGGGTGCTCCTCGGGCGTGGAGCCCCTGTTTGCCGTCAGCTACGTGCGCAACGTCATGGAGGGGACGAAGCTCATCGAGGTCAACCCCCTGTTCGAGGAGGTCGCCAAGGACCGGGGGTTCTGGAGCCGGGAGCTCATGGAGCGCATCGCCGAGCAGGGGAGCATCAACGATTTCGAGGAGATACCCGAGGACGTCAAGCGCGTCTTCGTCACCGCCCACGACGTCTCGCCCTGGGAACACGTGGGAATGCAGGCCGCCTTTCAGAAGCATGTGGACAACGCCGTTTCGAAGACCGTGAATTTTCCGAGCGAAGCGTCGGTGCAGGACGTGGAAAGCGTCTTTTTGGAAGCCTACGAATCCGGGTGCAAGGGCGTGACGGTCTACAGGGACGGCTCAAGGGATTCTCAGGTGCTCACCAAAGGGAAAAGGGCGGAAAAAGCCGCGGGCATGGGTCCGGAGGCCGCAGAGGGCGGGGCCGACAAACACCTGACGGACCAGGGCCACGGCGAAGACTCCGTAGCGGGGAAAAAGGAATCCGCTTCGGGCCGGATGAAGATAGTGCCGAGGAAAAGGCCCCGGGTCATCAAGGGCACCACGCGTCAGATGAAAACCGGCTGCGGCACCATCTATATCACGATAAACGAGGACAAGGACGGGAATATCTTCGAGCTGTTTACAAGCATGGGGAAGGCCGGGGGCTGCGCCGCCAGCCAGGCGGAGGCCATCGGAAGGCTCATTTCCCTTGCCCTGAGGTCCAATATCGACCCGGACGAGCTAATCAAGCAGCTCAAGGGCGTGCGGTGTCATCAGCCCATGTGGGAGCCCGGGGGGCAAATCCTTTCCTGCTCAGACGCCATAGCCAAGGCAATCGAGCAATTCCGCATGGCCGATGCGGAGGGCAACGGCGGCAACGGCAGGGATGACGTGGAGATAGCGTTCATCGGCGCCTGCCCGGAGTGCGGCGGCGCCGTGGAGCACGAGGGGGGCTGTGCGGTCTGCCGGGACTGCGGGTTTACCAGGTGCGGGTGA